From one Dysidea avara chromosome 9, odDysAvar1.4, whole genome shotgun sequence genomic stretch:
- the LOC136267319 gene encoding uncharacterized protein isoform X1 — translation MFTSLNELNTIATNMKATTQEFLGRTLCMYKIVKCCTLSILKGDPLEPTLHYKSLYNTQSSKKVIHSITGPTHHHYGEDTSQVGSGHKSLMEVLNKVEGGHYQIACRLVFELTRPNYHGNLVVDHTNNEQVVQSGWS, via the exons ATGTTCACTTCGTTAAATGAACTCAACACCATAGCAACCAACATGAAG gccaccactcaggaatttctgggcagaaccctgtGTATGTATAAAATTGTCAAGTGCTGTACTCTCTCTATATTGAAGGGTGACCCTTTGGAA CCAACTCTACATTATAAAAGTCTATACAACACACAGAGCAGTAAAAAG GTTATTCATTCCATCACTGGGCCGACACATCATCATTATGGAGAAGACACTTCACAGGTTGGGTCAGGTCATAAAAGTTTAATGGAGGTACTTAACAAGGTGGAGGGTGGTCACTATCAGATTGCTTGTAGACTAGTATTTGAACTAACACGTCCT AATTACCATGGTAACCTAGTTGTGGATCATACTAACAATGAGCAGGTAGTACAGAGTGGGTGGAGCTGA
- the LOC136267319 gene encoding uncharacterized protein isoform X2, with amino-acid sequence MPRATTQEFLGRTLCMYKIVKCCTLSILKGDPLEPTLHYKSLYNTQSSKKVIHSITGPTHHHYGEDTSQVGSGHKSLMEVLNKVEGGHYQIACRLVFELTRPNYHGNLVVDHTNNEQVVQSGWS; translated from the exons atgccacga gccaccactcaggaatttctgggcagaaccctgtGTATGTATAAAATTGTCAAGTGCTGTACTCTCTCTATATTGAAGGGTGACCCTTTGGAA CCAACTCTACATTATAAAAGTCTATACAACACACAGAGCAGTAAAAAG GTTATTCATTCCATCACTGGGCCGACACATCATCATTATGGAGAAGACACTTCACAGGTTGGGTCAGGTCATAAAAGTTTAATGGAGGTACTTAACAAGGTGGAGGGTGGTCACTATCAGATTGCTTGTAGACTAGTATTTGAACTAACACGTCCT AATTACCATGGTAACCTAGTTGTGGATCATACTAACAATGAGCAGGTAGTACAGAGTGGGTGGAGCTGA
- the LOC136267317 gene encoding uncharacterized protein, translating to MFVFIIPVFILVVLYWLFTREPISSYRKGKQLRKPAKCLTDDDCKYELKNLSAPRMAGQLFKFFTKFVFTRFGRKVLVPHLMKKSGMFVLDGVWLPETPTFAPLVDHEPVIEESSCEEEVEKLLKRSATCPRLTIADYTQGYQSGQFTPTQVVTATMNCVEKFDPILKSISQLDQQSVMKMASSSTKRWQEGKPLSALDGVPVVIKEQLNVEPYVTCNGCTFVSPAGEGIGESTISLRLKEAGAIVLGVTSMQEMGFGTLGSNPNRGMSHNPYNTDHYAGGSSTGSAIAVAAGFCPISIGCDGGGSIRIPSALCGIVGLKPTFARVSSYGGIPTAFTVTHVGPMCSTVADTAILYSVIAGRDEKCPVGLQQPTPSLSSVSNLLLDGITIGVYNEWFEDAETSIVLACKNALKSLESLGATIVQIKIPELEEVRVGHFISIASELCASMAVDFDEHFSDYNPETVGAAAGGYATTGTQYFTALKQRTRSIDILKNIFQKVDCIVTPATGMVAPKIPADAVKCGQSDLTTTGTLMKFSALANFTGIPGVVVPVGYDEDDLPIGLQVMGRWWEEHVILRVAHAVESVVEYKPPKIYCNPLENI from the exons ATGTTCGTGTTCATCATCCCGGTGTTCATACTTGTCGTACTCTACTGGTTATTTACAAGAGAACCGATATCATCTTATCGTAAGGGGAAACAGCTGAGAAAACCAGCGAAATGTTTAACTGATGATGATTGTAAGTACGAGCTGAAGAACTTGAGTGCGCCACGAATGGCCGGCCAATTGTTCAAGTTCTTCACTAAGTTCGTATTCACGAGATTCGGCAGGAAGGTGTTGGTACCACATTTGATGAAGAAGAGCGGCATGTTTGTATTGGATGGGGTGTGGTTACCAGAGACACCGACATTCGCACCTTTAGTGGATCACGAACCTGTGATCGAGGAGAGTAGCTGTGAGGAAGAAGTGGAGAAGTTGttgaagagatcagctacatgtCCCCGGCTGACTATAGCTGACTACACACAAGGATATCAATCAGGACAGTTTACTCCAACACAG GTGGTTACTGCTACTATGAATTGTGTGGAGAAGTTTGATCCCATCCTCAAGTCTATTTCCCAACTTGATCAACAAAGTGTTATGAAGATGGCTTCATCCTCTACTAAACGATGGCAGGAGGGAAAGCCCCTTTCTGCTCTTGATGGGGTACCAGTTGTGATTAAAGAACAACTCAATGTGGAACCATATGTTACTTGCAATGGTTGTACGTTTGTGTCACCTGCAGGGGAGGGTATTGGAGAGTCCACCATCTCACTAAGACTGAAGGAGGCTGGAGCTATTGTATTAGGAGTGACTAGTATGCAAGAGATGGGCTTTGGTACTTTGGGGTCCAACCCTAATAGAGGAATGTCACATAATCCTTACAACACTGACCACTATGCTGGAGGGAGCTCCACAGGTTCAGCCATTGCAGTAGCTGCTGGTTTCTGTCCCATATCTATTGGCTGTGATGGAGGTGGGTCCATACGTATCCCATCAGCTTTGTGTGGTATAGTGGGGTTGAAGCCAACGTTTGCTAGAGTTAGTTCTTATGGAGGTATCCCTACAGCATTTACCGTTACCCATGTGGGACCAATGTGCTCTACAGTTGCTGATACTGCCATATTGTACAGTGTTATTGCTGGTCGTGATGAGAAATGTCCTGTTGGTTTACAACAACCCACACCATCCCTTAGTAGTGTGTCCAATTTGTTGTTGGATGGGATCACCATTGGTGTATACAATGAATGGTTTGAGGATGCTGAGACCTCCATTGTGCTGGCATGCAAGAATGCCTTGAAATCATTAGAGTCACTTGGAGCTACCATTGTACAGATTAAGATACCAGAATTGGAGGAAGTACGCGTTGGTCATTTCATATCAATTGCATCGGAGCTATGTGCAAGTATGGCAGTTGACTTTGATGAACATTTTAGTGACTACAACCCAGAGACAGTGGGAGCTGCCGCAGGAGGTTATGCCACTACAGGTACACAATATTTTACAGCACTAAAACAACGTACCAGGTCAATTGATATCCTCAAGAACATATTCCAGAAAGTTGATTGCATTGTTACCCCTGCAACTGGTATGGTCGCCCCCAAAATACCAGCAGATGCTGTGAAGTGTGGACAAAGTGATCTTACTACCACTGGTACACTGATGAAGTTTTCTGCCCTAGCTAACTTTACTGGTATACCTGGGGTGGTGGTTCCAGTTGGTTATGATGAAGATGATCTTCCTATTGGTTTACAAGTGATGGGTCGTTGGTGGGAGGAGCATGTGATCCTTCGTGTTGCTCATGCTGTGGAGAGTGTAGTGGAGTACAAACCACCAAAGATCTACTGTAACCCTCTGGAGAATATTTGA
- the LOC136267319 gene encoding uncharacterized protein isoform X3 encodes MFTSLNELNTIATNMKATTQEFLGRTLCMYKIVKCCTLSILKGDPLEPTLHYKSLYNTQSSKKVIHSITGPTHHHYGEDTSQVGSGHKSLMENYHGNLVVDHTNNEQVVQSGWS; translated from the exons ATGTTCACTTCGTTAAATGAACTCAACACCATAGCAACCAACATGAAG gccaccactcaggaatttctgggcagaaccctgtGTATGTATAAAATTGTCAAGTGCTGTACTCTCTCTATATTGAAGGGTGACCCTTTGGAA CCAACTCTACATTATAAAAGTCTATACAACACACAGAGCAGTAAAAAG GTTATTCATTCCATCACTGGGCCGACACATCATCATTATGGAGAAGACACTTCACAGGTTGGGTCAGGTCATAAAAGTTTAATGGAG AATTACCATGGTAACCTAGTTGTGGATCATACTAACAATGAGCAGGTAGTACAGAGTGGGTGGAGCTGA